TGCACACGCACTACCAATGCGAGAGTCAATTTGGTGGGCGACGTTAGCGACGGGATTGAGACACGACGACTTAACTCAAGCAGAAAATTCTGTGGTAGCAGCGAGTGCAAACTGGGTAAAGCAGCCAAATGAAGCGATGCGCCGTGAAATAGAGAAATCAATCGTGCCACTTGCGAATGAGAGTGCGGCTAAATGGGTCGGTCAAGCTGTGTTTTGGAGTGGTCAGGGGAGCATTGCTCCTGCTGAAAATCCGGTAGTCATGCCCGCTGACTTTTTGCATGCAAAGGCTGTGGCGGGTGCTATCAACACGGCTGCAGCACTACCTGAATGGTCCGGGTATAAAGGTTATTACAAGAAAGTGTTCAACATGGCACTGGATATAGCCGATGGCGGTTCCGGTAAGTTAACCGAGGAGGTGAGCTAATGCCTAGTGCAGCGAGATTAACAGACATGCACACATGTCCGATGCAAACACCTGGTACACCGCCTATTCCTCATGTTGGCGGTCCTATAGTTGGTCCGGGCGCGGTCACCGTTCTTATATGCGGTTTACCAGCAGCGAAGATGGGGGACTCGCTAGTATGTGTTGGACCGCCAGACTCGATTGTTAAAGGCA
This is a stretch of genomic DNA from Vibrio maritimus. It encodes these proteins:
- a CDS encoding DUF6931 family protein, which codes for MKKIPYQDSKKILSYFDLSDEAKELVNEALSPIEVIQVLQKAALNIDLTTFIAHALPMRESIWWATLATGLRHDDLTQAENSVVAASANWVKQPNEAMRREIEKSIVPLANESAAKWVGQAVFWSGQGSIAPAENPVVMPADFLHAKAVAGAINTAAALPEWSGYKGYYKKVFNMALDIADGGSGKLTEEVS
- a CDS encoding PAAR domain-containing protein; translation: MPSAARLTDMHTCPMQTPGTPPIPHVGGPIVGPGAVTVLICGLPAAKMGDSLVCVGPPDSIVKGSATVLINSTPAARMGDTTAHGGSIVFGAPTVQIGG